A window of Phyllobacterium sp. T1293 contains these coding sequences:
- the ldtR gene encoding transcriptional regulator LdtR, which produces MNNIQRKSGTTTHATVNDTALRTLYLEALQLVERLHRRLLDVVKDEFDRNGRSDINAIQALLLFNIGNAELTAGELRSRGYYLGSNVSYNLKKLVELGFISHERSRTDRRSVRVSLTEKGNEVAELVAGLYERHVASIEHVGGIKAEEFQSMNKALQRLDRFWNDTIAYRM; this is translated from the coding sequence ATGAACAACATACAGAGAAAGTCTGGAACGACCACGCATGCCACCGTCAATGACACAGCATTGCGGACTCTTTATCTTGAAGCACTTCAGTTGGTCGAACGTTTGCATCGTCGTTTACTTGACGTTGTGAAAGATGAATTCGACCGCAACGGGCGCAGCGACATCAACGCCATTCAGGCATTGCTGCTTTTCAACATCGGCAATGCTGAATTGACTGCCGGTGAACTGCGCAGCCGTGGTTACTATCTGGGTTCGAACGTTTCCTACAATCTGAAGAAACTGGTCGAACTCGGCTTTATCTCCCATGAGCGTTCACGCACCGACCGTCGTTCGGTCCGCGTCAGCCTGACGGAGAAGGGCAATGAAGTGGCGGAACTCGTCGCAGGTCTTTATGAGCGTCATGTGGCTTCGATCGAACATGTCGGTGGCATCAAGGCAGAAGAATTCCAGTCGATGAACAAGGCGTTGCAGCGTCTTGACCGCTTCTGGAACGATACAATCGCCTACCGCATGTAA
- a CDS encoding DUF6163 family protein, with protein sequence MIEKPTHLPFDSTLAQTGFVWLLRLVSIYCLVAGVGYWVQIMGYYEGLLWRFDLMPWQWKVASVSLAMLFPVASTGLWMMVSWGPVIWFVAAAGETLMFTVFWEYFYYKPAIAVIHCSVAVLYIAFRIVLFLQKRQLAKPQR encoded by the coding sequence ATGATCGAAAAGCCGACGCATCTGCCATTCGATTCGACCTTGGCGCAAACAGGCTTTGTCTGGTTGCTGCGGCTGGTTTCGATCTATTGCCTCGTGGCAGGGGTTGGCTACTGGGTGCAGATCATGGGCTATTATGAGGGGCTGCTCTGGCGCTTTGATCTGATGCCGTGGCAGTGGAAGGTCGCGTCGGTATCGCTGGCCATGCTGTTCCCGGTTGCCTCGACAGGTCTATGGATGATGGTTTCCTGGGGCCCAGTCATCTGGTTCGTGGCTGCTGCTGGCGAAACATTGATGTTCACCGTCTTCTGGGAATATTTTTATTACAAGCCTGCGATCGCGGTCATTCATTGCAGCGTGGCCGTGCTTTATATCGCCTTTCGCATCGTGCTTTTCCTGCAAAAACGCCAGCTGGCCAAACCCCAGCGCTGA
- a CDS encoding enoyl-CoA hydratase/isomerase family protein: MEIDFGGKGEIAFEIRGKAGLVRLTRPKALNALTPIMVRALSRALHAWAVDPDIACVILEGEGRAFCAGGDILAVYHAGKAGKPLYEFFYDEYRLNAFIRHFPKPYISLIDGIVMGGGVGISVHGSHRIVTENVMFAMPEVGIGFFPDVGGSAFLPHLPEHFGTYLALTGNRIRQGDCLQSGIATHAIHAADKEAVRHALIETGDPAEALRDKTINPDYETSEKIRDMIGVLFDSQTLGGCLIRLAAAGVNGNEDAQRVLDIVKARSPTSLHVTFRQIEEGRDLDMDQCMQMEYRILSRMLESNDFYEGIRALLVDKDNAPVWQPATLEDVTPEMIDAYFAPLGERELQLT, translated from the coding sequence ATGGAAATCGATTTTGGCGGCAAAGGCGAGATAGCGTTCGAAATCCGGGGGAAGGCTGGCCTAGTCAGGTTGACGCGCCCTAAGGCACTGAACGCGCTTACGCCCATTATGGTCAGGGCGCTGTCCCGCGCCTTGCATGCCTGGGCCGTCGATCCTGATATTGCCTGTGTCATTCTTGAAGGCGAGGGCCGCGCCTTTTGCGCAGGCGGCGACATTCTCGCCGTCTATCATGCGGGCAAGGCCGGAAAGCCGCTCTATGAGTTCTTTTATGACGAATACCGGCTCAACGCTTTTATCCGGCACTTTCCAAAACCCTATATTTCGCTGATAGACGGTATTGTCATGGGTGGCGGGGTTGGTATTTCCGTGCATGGATCGCACCGGATCGTCACCGAAAATGTCATGTTTGCCATGCCGGAAGTCGGAATCGGTTTCTTTCCCGATGTTGGCGGCAGCGCCTTCCTTCCGCATCTGCCTGAACATTTCGGCACCTATCTTGCTCTGACAGGCAACCGCATCCGGCAGGGGGATTGCCTGCAAAGCGGCATTGCCACCCACGCGATCCACGCCGCCGACAAGGAGGCTGTTCGCCATGCCTTGATCGAAACCGGCGACCCGGCGGAGGCCCTGCGCGATAAAACTATCAATCCGGACTATGAAACCAGCGAGAAAATACGCGATATGATCGGCGTTCTGTTCGATTCGCAAACGCTTGGCGGCTGTCTTATCCGTCTTGCCGCTGCCGGGGTGAACGGAAACGAGGATGCGCAACGGGTTCTGGATATCGTCAAGGCACGTTCTCCCACCAGCCTGCATGTGACGTTCAGGCAGATCGAAGAAGGACGTGATCTCGATATGGATCAATGTATGCAGATGGAATACCGGATTCTTTCGCGAATGCTTGAGAGTAATGATTTCTATGAAGGCATCCGCGCCCTGCTTGTAGACAAGGACAATGCGCCTGTCTGGCAGCCTGCAACGCTTGAAGATGTCACCCCCGAGATGATTGACGCCTATTTTGCGCCGCTGGGCGAGCGGGAACTGCAGCTTACATGA
- the hemB gene encoding porphobilinogen synthase — translation MNKVSPFHASTGRTVDEITQSRRLRRMRKADWSRRLVQENQLTVNDLIWPIFLCEGTNRREDIAAMPGVQRFSVDMAAREAERAAKLGIPAIATFANIDPALRDETGSGILDADNLINRATRAIKDAVPEIGMITDVALDPFTSHGHDGILRDGIIVNDETVAQITRGAVLQAAAGADIIAPSDMMDGRIGAIREALDQNGFQDVAVMAYATKFASAFYGPYREAIGTSGRLKGDKKTYYIDPANTDEAIREAEQDLAEGADSLMVKPGLPYLDIIHRLKETFSVPTFAYQVSGEYAMIKAAGANGWIDEERVMMETLLAFKRAGCDGILTYFAPIVAERLKAGL, via the coding sequence ATGAATAAAGTTTCTCCTTTTCACGCCAGTACAGGCCGGACAGTTGATGAAATCACGCAAAGCCGGCGTTTGCGCCGTATGCGCAAGGCTGATTGGTCGCGCCGTCTGGTGCAGGAAAACCAGCTGACGGTGAATGACCTGATCTGGCCGATCTTCCTGTGTGAGGGAACAAACCGCCGCGAAGACATTGCCGCCATGCCCGGCGTGCAGCGTTTTTCTGTGGATATGGCCGCGCGTGAAGCAGAACGGGCTGCCAAGCTCGGTATTCCGGCTATCGCAACCTTTGCCAATATTGACCCTGCCCTACGCGATGAAACGGGTTCCGGCATTCTCGATGCCGATAACCTGATCAATCGCGCCACCCGCGCCATCAAGGATGCGGTGCCGGAGATTGGCATGATCACCGATGTGGCGCTTGATCCGTTCACCAGTCACGGCCATGACGGCATTTTGCGCGACGGCATCATCGTCAATGACGAGACGGTGGCTCAGATCACCCGCGGCGCAGTGTTGCAGGCAGCAGCGGGCGCCGACATTATTGCTCCATCCGATATGATGGATGGCCGCATCGGTGCTATCCGCGAAGCGCTTGATCAGAATGGTTTTCAGGATGTGGCTGTTATGGCTTACGCCACGAAATTCGCTTCGGCCTTTTATGGCCCTTACCGGGAAGCCATCGGTACGTCAGGTCGCCTGAAGGGCGACAAGAAGACCTATTACATTGATCCTGCCAACACGGACGAGGCCATCCGCGAGGCAGAGCAGGATCTGGCTGAGGGCGCGGATTCGCTGATGGTCAAGCCGGGCCTGCCCTATCTCGATATCATTCATCGCCTGAAGGAAACCTTCTCCGTGCCGACATTCGCCTATCAGGTGTCGGGCGAATACGCGATGATCAAGGCGGCCGGTGCCAATGGCTGGATCGATGAGGAACGGGTGATGATGGAAACCCTGCTGGCGTTCAAACGCGCCGGTTGTGACGGCATCCTGACCTATTTCGCACCCATCGTTGCGGAGCGTTTGAAGGCCGGACTTTAG
- a CDS encoding RDD family protein — protein sequence MNTSALDGEIITNRLDDWRMYQGVRSSRVFAFLMDYVIVFFLCIPVAIVIAILGVATLGLGWMLYGIMFPAVALAYVATTLGGPRQATKGMQMMGLKLERLDGQKVDGLFAIVHTVLFWGLNVVLTPLILLATFVLDRKRTVHDLLLGTVVVRAYN from the coding sequence ATGAATACGAGCGCGCTTGACGGCGAAATAATCACCAACCGCCTGGATGACTGGCGGATGTATCAGGGCGTGCGGTCCAGCCGCGTTTTCGCGTTCCTGATGGATTATGTTATCGTGTTTTTCCTCTGCATCCCCGTGGCGATCGTCATCGCCATTCTCGGTGTTGCAACGCTTGGCCTTGGATGGATGCTTTACGGCATCATGTTCCCCGCCGTGGCGCTCGCCTATGTGGCGACGACGCTTGGCGGACCACGTCAGGCAACCAAGGGCATGCAGATGATGGGCCTGAAACTGGAGCGCCTCGACGGCCAGAAGGTCGACGGCCTGTTTGCCATTGTCCATACGGTTCTGTTCTGGGGTCTGAATGTGGTGCTGACACCGCTCATTCTGCTTGCAACATTCGTTCTGGACCGTAAACGTACGGTCCACGACCTTCTTCTCGGTACGGTTGTCGTACGCGCATATAATTGA
- a CDS encoding arginyltransferase: protein MTHQPQQSPQFFLTAPSPCPYLEGQLERKVFTHLVGGRASELNDLLTQGGFRRSQNIAYRPACENCRACVSVRILAGEFKQEKSMRRVWNHNRDLIGNIHQAEPSTEQYTLFRRYLDARHNKGGMSEMTVLDYAMMVEDTHVPTQIIEYRRRGPDSFITKKGEGELIAVALTDIMGDGLSMVYSFFNPDYADRSLGTFMILDHIQRAAAAGLPHVYLGYWVEGSRKMQYKIRYKPQEHLGPKGWERRE from the coding sequence ATGACGCATCAACCGCAGCAATCACCGCAGTTTTTCCTGACAGCACCCTCGCCCTGTCCGTATCTGGAAGGGCAACTGGAGCGCAAGGTTTTTACGCATCTGGTGGGCGGACGCGCGAGTGAGCTGAATGATCTCCTGACTCAGGGTGGTTTTCGCCGTTCCCAGAACATTGCCTATCGTCCGGCATGCGAGAATTGCCGGGCCTGTGTTTCGGTGCGAATCCTTGCTGGAGAGTTCAAGCAGGAAAAGTCGATGCGCCGCGTCTGGAATCATAACCGGGACCTGATCGGCAATATTCATCAGGCAGAACCTTCCACCGAGCAATATACGCTGTTCCGCCGTTATCTTGACGCACGCCACAACAAGGGCGGCATGTCGGAGATGACCGTGCTCGACTATGCGATGATGGTCGAGGATACACATGTTCCGACCCAGATCATCGAATATCGCCGCCGCGGACCGGATTCCTTCATCACCAAGAAGGGTGAAGGCGAACTGATTGCCGTGGCGTTGACCGACATTATGGGCGACGGATTGTCCATGGTCTATTCGTTCTTTAACCCTGACTACGCCGACCGCTCGCTTGGCACTTTCATGATTCTCGATCACATCCAGCGCGCTGCCGCCGCGGGCCTGCCGCATGTCTATCTCGGTTATTGGGTCGAGGGCTCGCGCAAGATGCAATACAAGATCCGCTACAAGCCGCAGGAGCATCTCGGGCCAAAGGGCTGGGAACGCCGTGAATAA
- a CDS encoding DMT family transporter → MSQPHLDHRKGLLITGIGGLILSVDIPLLRLGQGETWSTLLLRSGTTFLCAMIIWAVWSIATGKVRTLIPGRIGVAVAGLYGMGSIFFMIAVYNTSTANLVFILAFNTVFAALLSWIFLKERPKTATFVAMFFMLIGVGIIVREGLSSGHLFGNIIALLSTFFLASAITVTRASKKDMSFAAIIGTILPMSVAIFMVSQHGFSVAAPGWIIFNGAVVTTIAFACLATGPRYLSGPEVAMFYLLETVLAPIWVWLVFAERPSDPTLLGGIIIITALVSHSIWQMRSARKRSRMAAIRHPI, encoded by the coding sequence ATGTCCCAACCGCATCTTGATCACCGCAAGGGCCTGCTGATTACGGGTATTGGCGGGTTAATACTCTCCGTCGATATACCGCTTCTGCGTCTTGGTCAGGGTGAAACCTGGTCGACGCTGCTCCTGCGCAGCGGCACCACCTTCCTCTGCGCCATGATCATCTGGGCGGTGTGGAGCATTGCCACCGGCAAGGTCAGAACGCTCATTCCGGGGCGCATCGGCGTTGCGGTTGCCGGGCTTTACGGTATGGGCTCCATCTTTTTCATGATCGCCGTTTACAACACATCGACCGCCAATCTCGTGTTTATTCTGGCGTTCAATACGGTTTTCGCCGCGCTGCTCTCCTGGATATTCCTGAAAGAACGCCCGAAAACCGCGACCTTCGTCGCCATGTTTTTCATGCTGATCGGTGTCGGGATCATCGTGCGTGAAGGCCTGTCATCAGGGCATCTTTTCGGCAACATCATCGCGCTGCTTTCGACCTTCTTCCTTGCCTCGGCCATTACCGTCACCCGCGCTTCGAAGAAGGATATGAGCTTTGCCGCGATCATCGGCACCATCCTACCGATGTCTGTTGCGATTTTCATGGTGTCCCAGCATGGGTTTTCCGTTGCCGCGCCCGGATGGATCATCTTCAACGGTGCGGTGGTAACGACCATCGCCTTTGCCTGCCTTGCCACGGGGCCGCGATACCTGTCCGGACCTGAAGTGGCGATGTTCTATCTTCTGGAAACGGTGCTTGCGCCGATCTGGGTCTGGCTGGTCTTTGCCGAGCGGCCCAGTGATCCTACCCTGCTGGGTGGCATCATTATCATTACCGCGCTTGTCAGCCACTCGATCTGGCAGATGCGCAGCGCCCGCAAGCGGTCACGGATGGCGGCAATCCGCCACCCGATCTGA
- a CDS encoding efflux RND transporter permease subunit: protein MNWNISAWSIRNPVPSILLFVVLMVLGLMSFAKLPITRFPNIDVPLISVAVTDPGVAPSELETQIAKRVEDSVANITGVKNVITTLTEGSSTTLVEFRLEVDTQKALNDVKDAVTRIRSDLPATIKEPIVSSVDVEGSAILTYAVSAPTMTSEELSWFVDDKILRDIQGVKGVGRVERYGGVTREIRVSLDPDRLTALGVTASDVNRALKSMNADLTGGRGDLGSTQQTIRTLGASRSLDDLRAVEIPLAGGRSVRLDAIGTVTDAFQEPKSFARVNNQTVVSLGVFRAKGASDADVFKRVQDRMDLLKQKYPDTRFNIIDNAVNYTYGNYEAAMSSLVEGALLSIVVVFLFLRNIRATLIAAVALPLSAIPTFWAIDMLGFSLNLISLLGITLVTGILVDDAIVEIENIVRHMRSGKSPYRASLEAADEIGLAVIAISVTIIAVFAPVSFMSGIAGQYFKQFGLTVAVAVFFSLLVARLITPMMTAYLLRDGKSLHHEENTGGWVGAYTRFLGVTLRYRWLTLISGVLLFATAIWAMGFLPSGFVPPQDEARVAVNLELTPGSPIDETRRVTDEAANRVREIPEVQQTYVVGGSSPKGEVDTRRATMIVKLSHKSERSRTQKQIEVDIFNKLSEVPDLRANFVNDRGEREFAIGVIGTDGQKVSEQARAMQSAMMATGSFQAVSSSAALDRPEIIVTPRMDKLAELGLSTSGVSDALRVATLGDLDANLAKYTVGDRQIPIRVQLTEESRRDLTVLNTLTVTAPSGVVVPLASIAQVSFGQGPSSIERFNRERRVVVGANMAGGKEIGEGLSIVKSLPPVKTMPDGVRIQETGDAEVMGEVFAGFRDAMIMGLMLVFVVLILLFGSIFHAFTILMSLPLSIAGVAAALLLTNNSVSMAVVIGILMLMGIVTKNAIMLVDFAIEEVKHGIPRNEAIIDAGRKRVRPIVMTTIAMSAGMIPAALAFGDGGEFRAPMAIAVIGGLLISTVLSLVFVPSFYTIMDDLSRWMARAFHWGFRPNKPDEPATAAPHGVRTVPAYPAPGFASEAAE, encoded by the coding sequence ATGAACTGGAACATTTCCGCCTGGTCGATCCGTAATCCGGTTCCGTCAATCCTGCTTTTCGTTGTGCTGATGGTTCTGGGGCTGATGAGCTTTGCCAAGCTGCCCATTACCCGCTTTCCCAATATCGATGTGCCGCTGATTTCCGTGGCCGTCACCGATCCCGGCGTTGCGCCGAGCGAGCTTGAAACCCAGATCGCCAAGCGGGTTGAAGACTCTGTTGCCAATATCACCGGCGTGAAGAATGTTATCACCACGCTGACTGAGGGCAGTTCCACCACACTGGTCGAGTTCCGCCTTGAAGTGGATACGCAAAAGGCATTGAACGACGTCAAGGACGCCGTCACCCGCATCCGCAGCGATCTGCCTGCGACGATCAAGGAGCCTATTGTCAGCTCCGTGGATGTGGAAGGTTCGGCCATTCTGACCTATGCGGTTTCTGCGCCGACCATGACATCGGAAGAATTATCCTGGTTCGTGGATGACAAGATTCTGCGCGACATTCAGGGTGTAAAAGGTGTTGGCCGTGTGGAGCGCTATGGTGGTGTGACGCGCGAAATCCGTGTCTCGCTTGATCCTGATCGCCTGACAGCGCTGGGTGTAACAGCCTCCGATGTCAACCGCGCCTTGAAATCCATGAATGCCGATCTGACAGGCGGGCGCGGTGATCTCGGTTCAACGCAGCAGACCATCCGCACGCTCGGCGCCTCGCGCTCACTCGATGATCTGCGCGCCGTGGAAATACCTCTTGCCGGTGGCCGTTCCGTGCGGCTTGATGCCATCGGTACTGTTACCGATGCGTTTCAGGAGCCCAAATCTTTTGCCCGTGTGAACAACCAGACCGTTGTGTCGCTTGGTGTGTTCCGCGCCAAGGGTGCCAGCGATGCTGACGTCTTCAAGCGGGTTCAGGATCGTATGGACCTGTTGAAGCAGAAATATCCCGATACGCGCTTCAACATCATCGATAATGCGGTCAATTATACCTATGGCAATTATGAAGCGGCGATGAGTTCGCTTGTCGAAGGTGCGCTTCTGTCGATTGTCGTGGTGTTCCTGTTCCTGCGCAATATCCGCGCCACGCTGATTGCGGCGGTCGCGCTGCCGCTATCCGCCATTCCCACATTCTGGGCTATCGATATGCTCGGGTTCTCGCTGAACCTGATCAGCCTGCTCGGTATCACGCTGGTGACGGGTATTCTCGTCGATGATGCCATCGTGGAGATCGAGAACATTGTCCGGCACATGCGTTCAGGCAAATCGCCCTATCGCGCGTCGCTTGAGGCGGCGGATGAAATCGGGCTTGCGGTTATCGCGATTTCCGTAACGATCATCGCCGTCTTTGCACCCGTCAGCTTCATGAGCGGTATTGCCGGGCAATATTTCAAACAGTTTGGCCTGACTGTTGCTGTCGCCGTGTTTTTCTCGCTGCTGGTGGCGCGTCTGATTACACCCATGATGACGGCCTATCTCCTGCGCGATGGCAAAAGTCTGCATCATGAGGAAAACACCGGCGGCTGGGTTGGTGCCTATACCCGCTTCCTTGGTGTGACGCTGCGTTATCGCTGGTTAACGCTGATCAGCGGTGTGCTGCTGTTCGCCACGGCCATCTGGGCTATGGGCTTCCTGCCATCGGGCTTCGTGCCACCACAGGATGAAGCACGCGTTGCCGTCAATCTGGAATTGACACCGGGCTCTCCCATCGATGAGACGCGCCGCGTCACCGACGAAGCCGCAAACCGCGTCCGGGAAATTCCCGAGGTTCAACAGACCTACGTCGTTGGTGGATCGTCACCAAAAGGTGAGGTGGATACCCGCCGCGCCACGATGATCGTCAAGCTTAGTCACAAGAGCGAGCGCAGCCGTACCCAGAAGCAGATTGAAGTTGATATCTTCAACAAGCTTTCGGAAGTTCCTGATTTGCGTGCCAATTTCGTCAATGATCGCGGCGAGCGGGAGTTTGCTATCGGCGTTATCGGCACGGATGGTCAAAAGGTCAGTGAACAGGCGCGTGCCATGCAGAGCGCCATGATGGCAACCGGGAGCTTTCAGGCCGTGTCATCAAGTGCAGCACTGGATCGCCCCGAAATCATTGTTACGCCGCGCATGGACAAGCTGGCCGAACTTGGCCTGTCTACATCAGGCGTTTCCGATGCCCTTCGGGTGGCGACGCTCGGTGATCTCGATGCCAATCTGGCGAAATATACGGTTGGCGACCGGCAGATCCCGATCCGGGTTCAGCTGACGGAAGAGTCGCGGCGTGACCTTACCGTGCTCAACACGCTTACAGTCACCGCTCCGTCGGGTGTCGTGGTGCCGCTGGCCTCTATTGCGCAAGTCAGCTTCGGCCAGGGACCGTCGTCGATTGAGCGCTTCAACCGTGAACGCCGTGTCGTTGTCGGTGCCAATATGGCTGGAGGCAAGGAGATCGGCGAGGGGCTTTCCATCGTCAAAAGCCTACCGCCGGTCAAAACCATGCCGGACGGTGTGCGCATTCAGGAAACCGGTGACGCGGAAGTCATGGGCGAAGTCTTTGCCGGGTTCCGCGATGCCATGATCATGGGGCTGATGCTGGTGTTTGTGGTGCTGATCCTTTTGTTCGGCAGTATCTTCCACGCCTTCACCATTCTGATGTCGCTGCCGCTATCGATTGCCGGTGTGGCCGCCGCCTTGCTGCTCACCAATAACTCCGTCTCCATGGCTGTGGTCATCGGTATTCTGATGCTGATGGGTATTGTCACCAAGAACGCCATCATGCTCGTGGATTTTGCTATTGAAGAGGTGAAACACGGTATCCCGCGCAATGAGGCTATCATCGATGCCGGTCGCAAGCGTGTCCGTCCGATTGTCATGACGACGATTGCCATGTCCGCTGGCATGATCCCGGCAGCACTGGCCTTTGGTGATGGCGGTGAATTCCGTGCGCCGATGGCTATCGCGGTGATCGGCGGTCTCTTGATCTCTACCGTGCTGTCGCTGGTGTTCGTGCCGTCCTTCTATACGATCATGGATGATCTCAGCCGTTGGATGGCCCGCGCGTTCCATTGGGGCTTCCGTCCGAACAAGCCGGATGAACCCGCAACCGCTGCACCCCATGGCGTGCGTACGGTGCCAGCCTATCCGGCACCGGGCTTTGCCAGTGAGGCCGCTGAATAG
- a CDS encoding efflux RND transporter periplasmic adaptor subunit has translation MRNRRNKVLTPIVLALGLSSMLVSGAFADDALVQRVKPPVINVIPAAEGEMVASITVTGTIVPRQEVAVGTDVAGLIVLELGADQGDFVKESEIIARLDKSSLEIQLAQIEAQRAQAEASIAQSEAQIVDAQIAVRQAQEALDRARALSAKGITSKADFDNATNAHDSANARLNTSRQALVASQSQLQLVAAQKRDVLLRIEKADVKAPTSGVVLSRNALLGGIVSMNAGPLFRIARDNEFELSANIPEVDLPRLKPDMPVSVRVSGMEQPVSGHVRLISPEITASSRLGAVKISLERNEAIRPGNFARAVIELTRRNGVNVPLSAVVYRGSTSFVQVVKDGVVDTRKVTLGIRSDRAVEVLDGLARGEDVVARAGTFVANGDRVTPVRITNETTGAVK, from the coding sequence ATGCGCAACCGCCGCAACAAAGTTCTGACACCTATCGTTCTGGCCCTTGGCCTGTCGTCCATGCTCGTCTCAGGCGCTTTCGCCGATGATGCATTGGTGCAGAGGGTCAAGCCGCCTGTCATCAATGTCATCCCGGCCGCCGAGGGCGAGATGGTCGCAAGCATCACCGTCACGGGCACAATCGTTCCCCGGCAGGAAGTTGCCGTTGGAACCGATGTCGCCGGGCTGATCGTGCTTGAGCTTGGCGCAGATCAGGGCGACTTTGTAAAGGAGAGCGAGATCATTGCCCGCCTCGACAAGTCATCCCTCGAAATCCAGCTGGCACAGATCGAAGCGCAGCGGGCACAGGCTGAAGCATCCATTGCCCAGTCTGAAGCGCAGATTGTTGACGCGCAGATCGCTGTCCGGCAGGCGCAGGAAGCGCTGGACCGTGCCCGCGCGCTATCTGCCAAGGGGATCACCTCCAAGGCCGACTTCGACAACGCCACCAATGCCCATGACAGCGCCAATGCCCGGCTCAACACCTCCCGGCAGGCGCTGGTTGCCAGCCAGTCGCAGCTGCAACTGGTGGCTGCACAAAAACGCGATGTCCTGCTGCGGATTGAGAAAGCTGATGTAAAAGCGCCAACCTCAGGCGTGGTGCTCAGCCGCAACGCATTGCTCGGCGGTATCGTGTCGATGAATGCCGGTCCCTTGTTCCGCATTGCCCGCGACAATGAATTTGAGCTTTCCGCCAACATTCCTGAAGTTGACCTGCCGCGCCTCAAGCCTGACATGCCCGTATCCGTGCGCGTTTCCGGCATGGAGCAGCCAGTCAGCGGTCATGTGCGTTTGATCTCACCCGAAATCACGGCCAGTTCGCGTCTTGGCGCAGTCAAGATTTCACTTGAGCGCAATGAAGCAATCCGCCCCGGCAATTTTGCCCGCGCTGTCATTGAATTGACCCGGCGCAACGGCGTCAATGTTCCGCTTTCCGCAGTGGTATATCGTGGCTCCACATCATTCGTACAGGTGGTGAAGGACGGTGTTGTCGATACGCGCAAGGTGACGCTCGGTATCCGCAGTGATCGCGCGGTTGAAGTGCTTGACGGTCTTGCCCGTGGCGAAGATGTGGTGGCGCGTGCCGGCACCTTTGTTGCCAATGGCGACCGCGTCACCCCGGTTCGTATCACCAATGAAACGACGGGGGCGGTCAAATGA
- a CDS encoding TetR/AcrR family transcriptional regulator: MVDDILPRPTGRLADEKSDRESGCFVTKLFGKRAQNREVQEARILEAATTCFVRAGFHGASMNDICSEAGMSPGALYRYFPSKESIIETIVAAHRKASAEILDRMSAYDNIIDALVMVGMEHIHQKSATSTGDGVGDANARIFAEIRAEAIRNEAVAAQCELYEGQMREQLLSAISAAKNRGEIDPIGDLGLVAATLAAMGEGVIMRNFPAQGVPVEALEPMFRALAVAILRPVKA, encoded by the coding sequence ATGGTTGATGACATTCTCCCAAGACCGACCGGGCGCCTTGCCGATGAGAAATCGGACAGGGAGAGCGGCTGTTTTGTCACCAAACTCTTCGGCAAACGGGCACAGAACCGCGAAGTTCAGGAAGCGCGCATTCTGGAAGCGGCGACTACCTGTTTTGTTCGGGCAGGGTTTCACGGCGCGTCCATGAATGACATCTGCTCCGAAGCGGGCATGAGCCCCGGCGCGCTTTACCGTTACTTCCCGTCGAAAGAGTCGATTATCGAGACCATTGTCGCGGCCCACCGCAAGGCAAGCGCCGAAATTCTCGATCGTATGAGCGCATACGACAACATTATCGACGCCTTGGTGATGGTTGGAATGGAACATATCCACCAAAAATCCGCGACCAGCACCGGCGATGGTGTTGGTGATGCAAATGCCCGGATTTTCGCGGAAATACGGGCCGAGGCCATCCGCAATGAAGCCGTTGCTGCCCAGTGCGAGCTTTATGAAGGGCAGATGCGCGAACAGCTTCTGTCGGCCATCAGCGCTGCCAAGAATCGCGGCGAGATTGATCCCATTGGCGATCTTGGCCTCGTTGCAGCAACGCTTGCTGCCATGGGCGAGGGCGTGATCATGCGGAATTTTCCGGCACAGGGTGTGCCTGTCGAAGCGCTGGAACCGATGTTCCGGGCGCTCGCCGTGGCGATTTTGCGCCCGGTAAAAGCATAA